One Sphingobacteruim zhuxiongii DNA window includes the following coding sequences:
- a CDS encoding DUF4290 domain-containing protein, with protein sequence MIFDYNSTRPKLILAEYGRNVQNMVDYICTLTDRDERNRLAQVVIDMMGVLNPHLRDVSDFKHKLWDHLYIISDFKIDVDSPYPIPKKGEIHHKPESLQYPNHPIRFKHYGHTVEQMIKKAKALPTEEARVKMTLGIANFMKMAYLTWNKDSVSDDQILEDLKTLSQGELALPADTVLTKLDFKTPPPGSRVKTGSDNRSSYSNTGSHSKGKGSFQRNDNNKGRTYSNNNNNNNKQNIKRKK encoded by the coding sequence ATGATTTTTGATTATAACAGTACAAGACCTAAGCTGATCCTAGCTGAATATGGTAGAAACGTACAAAATATGGTAGATTATATCTGCACATTAACAGATCGCGACGAAAGAAATCGTTTAGCACAAGTTGTTATCGATATGATGGGCGTATTGAATCCACACCTTCGCGACGTGTCAGATTTTAAACATAAGCTTTGGGATCACCTATATATCATTTCCGATTTCAAAATTGACGTTGACTCTCCGTACCCTATTCCTAAGAAAGGAGAAATTCATCATAAGCCAGAGTCGCTACAATATCCAAACCACCCAATTCGTTTTAAACATTATGGTCATACAGTTGAGCAAATGATTAAAAAGGCGAAAGCACTTCCAACAGAAGAAGCTCGTGTTAAGATGACGCTTGGTATTGCGAACTTTATGAAGATGGCTTATTTGACATGGAATAAAGATTCAGTGTCTGATGATCAGATTCTAGAAGATTTAAAAACACTATCGCAAGGCGAATTAGCTTTACCAGCGGATACAGTGCTAACGAAGTTAGACTTTAAAACACCGCCTCCAGGAAGCCGCGTGAAAACAGGTAGCGATAATCGAAGCAGTTACAGCAATACTGGTTCGCATTCGAAAGGAAAAGGCTCTTTTCAACGAAATGACAATAATAAAGGCCGTACCTACAGCAACAATAACAACAATAACAACAAGCAAAATATTAAACGTAAAAAATAA